In the Telopea speciosissima isolate NSW1024214 ecotype Mountain lineage chromosome 2, Tspe_v1, whole genome shotgun sequence genome, one interval contains:
- the LOC122649826 gene encoding plastidic ATP/ADP-transporter-like codes for MEAVLQTKGLLSLPANPRTRFLSPSLGLRCRINAKTNGSLGGFSLSTNGFQRYIGSVSKNHGFGEKGRSLRVFRVEAAAAAGADGQPLLGEAEKPKFLGIELVTLKKIIPLGLMFFCILFNYTILRDTKDVLVVTAKGSSAEIIPFLKTWVNLPMAIGFMLLYTKLANVLSKQALFYTVILPFIAFFGAFGFVLYPLSNVFHPTALADKLVAELGPRFVGPVAILRIWSFCLFYVMAELWGSVVISVLFWGLANQITTVDEAKRFYPLFGLGANVALVFSGRTVKYFSNMRKNLGPGVDGWAVSLRGMMGIVVMMGLTICFLYWWVNTFVPLPTRTSKKKAKPKMGTMESLKFLVSSRYVRDLATLVVAYGISINLVEVTWKSKLKAQFPSPNEYSSFMGDFSTATGIATFTMMLLSQWIFDKYGWGVAAKITPSVLLLTGVGFFSLILFGDPLAPIIGKLGMTPLLAAVYIGAMQNIFSKSAKYSLFDPCKEMAYIPLDEETKVKGKAAIDVVCNPLGKSGGALIQQFMILTFGSLANSTPYLGGVLLVIVFAWLAAARSLDAQFTTLRREEELEEEMEKRAAVKIPVLAEKDTNAAVGSGNGPLASGSALNQKAGDGPSS; via the exons ATGGAAGCAGTCCTTCAGACGAAAGGGCTCCTTTCTCTGCCTGCAAACCCTAGAACGAGATTCTTAAGTCCATCACTGGGGTTGAGATGTCGTATCAATGCCAAGACCAATGGATCCCTTGGCGGATTTTCTCTATCCACTAATGGGTTCCAAAGATATATTGGCTCTGTGTCGAAAAATCATGGGTTTGGGGAGAAAGGTAGAAGTTTGCGTGTCTTCAGAGTAGAAGCAGCTGCTGCGGCTGGAGCAGATGGGCAGCCATTACTGGGTGAGGCGGAAAAGCCCAAGTTCTTGGGTATCGAGCTTGTGACTCTCAAGAAAATTATCCCCCTTGGTTTGATGTTCTTTTGTATTCTATTCAACTATACAATTCTCAGAGATACAAAAGATGTTTTGGTTGTCACGGCTAAAGGGAGCAGTGCAGAGATTATACCATTTCTGAAGACTTGGGTGAATTTGCCTATGGCGATTGGGTTCATGCTCTTATACACCAAGCTTGCTAATGTATTGTCTAAGCAGGCTCTCTTCTATACCGTTATCCTTCCCTTCATCGCCTTCTTTGGAGCATTCGGATTTGTTCTATACCCACTTAGCAATGTATTCCACCCAACAGCCCTCGCGGATAAGCTTGTGGCAGAGCTCGGCCCGAGGTTCGTTGGCCCCGTTGCAATCCTGAGGATTTGGAGCTTCTGTTTGTTCTATGTCATGGCTGAGCTATGGGGGAGTGTGGTGATTTCAGTTTTATTTTGGGGTTTGGCCAACCAG ATTACTACTGTTGACGAAGCAAAAAGATTCTACCCATTGTTTGGTCTTGGAGCAAACGTGGCCCTTGTTTTCTCGGGGCGAACTGTGAAGTACTTTTCAAATATGAGAAAGAACTTGGGTCCTGGAGTTGATGGATGGGCCGTTTCCCTGAGAGGAATGATGGGTATCGTGGTTATGATGGGCCTTACAATCTGTTTTCTCTACTGGTGGGTTAATACTTTTGTTCCTCTTCCAACACGTACCAGTAAGAAGAAG GCGAAGCCGAAAATGGGTACAATGGAAAGCTTGAAATTCTTAGTTTCCTCAAGATATGTGAGGGACCTAGCCACCTTGGTGGTTGCTTATGGTATTAGCATCAACCTCGTTGAAGTCACGTGGAAATCAAAGCTCAAGGCTCAG TTTCCCAGTCCTAATGAGTATTCGTCATTCATGGGTGATTTCTCGACTGCTACTGGGATTGCAACTTTCACCATGATGTTGTTAAGTCAATGGATATTTGACAAATATGGGTGGGGAGTTGCAGCCAAAATCACACCCTCTGTGCTACTACTCACAGGAGTTggcttcttctctctcattttATTTGGTGATCCACTGGCACCCATTATTGGGAAGCTTGGAATGACTCCTCTACTTGCAGCCGTGTATATTGGTGCCATGCAGAACATTTTCAGTAAGAGTGCAAAGTACAGTTTATTTGATCCTTGCAAAGAAATGGCTTACATTCCTTTGGATGAAGAAACAAAG GTTAAAGGGAAGGCAGCCATTGATGTTGTCTGCAACCCATTGGGGAAGTCTGGGGGGGCTTTGATCCAGCAGTTCATGATATTGACATTTGGGTCTCTGGCAAATTCAACTCCCTATCTTGGAGGAGTATTGTTGGTCATTGTTTTCGCATGGTTAGCAGCTGCAAGGTCTCTGGATGCTCAGTTCACTACATTGCGTAGGGAGGAAGAACTAGAGgaggaaatggagaagagagcAGCTGTTAAGATACCAGTGCTGGCTGAAAAGGATACTAATGCAGCTGTTGGGAGTGGGAATGGGCCTCTTGCATCCGGATCAGCTTTGAATCAGAAAGCAGGTGATGGCCCCAGCAGTTAA
- the LOC122649945 gene encoding putative pentatricopeptide repeat-containing protein At3g15930 produces MLVLLCEGYLELSIRKNERSVLHFMVSSILSTALIFCSSLSFSSRTLTKNLKRTISRKASLDTTYLSQHTHCHPILEYIPPVSLLASCKSIEQLKQVHSRLITTGLIHDPLEQCRIITFCCSRETGDMDYARLLFDRIQEPSLFIWNTMIKGYSQRNCCNLAASMYFQMLQKGFWPDHYTFPFLLKSFTRETASCCGREFHAHILKFGFDSNAFAQNALIHVYSSCGHIEIARGVFDRSSKGDVLAWNAMISSYNRSRNFEESRNLFIEMEKERVLPTSVTLVSVLSACAKLKDLKTGKRAHQYANDQRFKSNLTLENALIDMYAACGEMDVALDLFQTMEARDVISWTTIVSGLAHSEQLDRAREYFNQMPQRDFVSWTAMIDGYLRANCFKEALGIFREMQAAKIKPDEYTMVSILTACANLGALEIGEWIRLYIDKNRMKIDVFVGNSLIDMYSKCGNVKSALKIFQEMPQRDKFTWTAMISGLAVNGHGKEALDLFAEMIDASIMPDEVTYIGVLCACTHGGMVDKGRELFSSMTIRHGIKPNVAHYGCMVDLLGRAGQLREALEFITNMPIRPNSVVWGALLGACRVHKDADLAVMAAKRLLELEPENGAVYVLVSNIYAACNKWDDVRKIRKTMMDRGIKKIPGCSLIEMNGGVHEFVAGDQSHPQSIEIYSKLNEITQDLKLSGYVPNISEVFLDIGEEEKETALYWHSEKLAIAFGLISSGPGVTIRIVKNLRMCVDCHHVAKLISIMYNREVIVRDRTRFHHITHGSCSCKDYW; encoded by the coding sequence ATGCTGGTACTACTTTGTGAAGGGTACTTGGAGCTAAGTATCAGAAAGAATGAGAGATCGGTTCTTCATTTTATGGTGTCGTCAATCCTTTCTACTGCCCTTATTTTCTGttcatctctttccttctcaagTAGAACTCTTACAAAAAACCTCAAAAGGACGATCTCGAGAAAGGCTTCTCTTGATACCACCTATCTCTCTCAACACACCCATTGTCATCCCATCCTTGAGTACATCCCACCAGTATCTCTCTTGGCAAGCTGTAAATCAATAGAGCAACTCAAACAGGTCCATTCTCGATTGATCACGACTGGTCTCATCCATGATCCCCTCGAACAATGTCGAATCATCACCTTCTGCTGCAGCCGTGAAACGGGTGATATGGATTATGCCCGCCTTCTGTTTGACAGAATTCAAGAACCCAGTCTCTTTATTTGGAACACAATGATCAAAGGCTATTCTCAAAGAAATTGCTGCAATCTTGCTGCTTCAATGTATTTCCAAATGTTACAGAAGGGTTTTTGGCCTGACCACTACACATTCCCTTTCTTACTCAAGTCATTCACTCGTGAAACAGCCTCTTGTTGCGGGAGAGAGTTCCATGCTCATATCCtcaagtttggttttgattccaATGCATTTGCACAAAATGCTCTGATCCATGTGTACTCTTCGTGTGGTCATATTGAAATTGCACGTGGAGTCTTCGATAGGAGCTCCAAAGGAGACGTGCTCGCTTGGAATGCCATGATTTCCAGTTACAACAGGAGTAGAAATTTTGAAGAATCACGAAATCTTTTCAttgagatggagaaagagagagtattACCCACTTCAGTTACCCTAGTTTCAGTTCTATCAGCTTGTGCTAAGTTGAAGGATTTGAAGACTGGGAAGAGAGCTCATCAATATGCCAACGACCAAAGGTTCAAATCTAATCTGACACTGGAAAATGCTTTAATTGACATGTACGCAGCATGTGGGGAAATGGATGTTGCGCTTGACCTGTTCCAGACCATGGAAGCTAGAGATGTAATATCTTGGACTACCATTGTTTCCGGGCTTGCACATTCAGAGCAACTTGACAGAGCTCGAGAATACTTCAATCAGATGCCCCAAAGAGACTTTGTTTCATGGACGGCCATGATTGATGGGTATTTACGGGCCAACTGTTTCAAAGAGGCATTGGGGATTTTCCGTGAGATGCAGGCTGCAAAGATCAAGCCGGATGAGTACACGATGGTTAGTATACTCACGGCTTGTGCAAATCTTGGGGCACTTGAAATAGGAGAATGGATAAGGCTTTACATTGACAAGAACAGGATGAAGATTGATGTTTTTGTAGGGAATTCTCTGATAGACATGTATTCCAAATGTGGGAATGTGAAAAGTGCATTAAAGATCTTCCAAGAGATGCCACAAAGGGACAAGTTTACATGGACTGCCATGATTTCTGGCCTTGCTGTTAATGGGCATGGGAAAGAAGCTCTTGATCTGTTTGCTGAGATGATTGACGCCTCAATAATGCCAGATGAAGTAACCTACATTGGTGTTCTGTGTGCTTGTACTCACGGAGGGATGGTGGATAAAGGAAGAGAACTCTTCTCTAGCATGACAATCCGCCATGGCATTAAGCCTAATGTGGCTCACTATGGAtgcatggttgatcttcttGGTCGAGCAGGACAGCTAAGGGAAGCCCTGGAGTTTATAACAAACATGCCAATAAGACCAAATTCTGTTGTATGGGGTGCTCTTCTTGGTGCTTGTCGAGTTCATAAGGATGCAGACTTGGCTGTAATGGCAGCTAAGAGACTACTTGAATTAGAACCTGAAAATGGAGCTGTATATGTTCTAGTGTCTAATATATATGCTGCTTGCAACAAGTGGGATGATGTGCGAAAAATACGGAAAACAATGATGGACAGGGGTATCAAGAAGATCCCAGGTTGTAGTCTGATAGAGATGAATGGTGGTGTTCACGAGTTTGTAGCTGGAGACCAGTCCCACCCTCAATCCATTGAGATCTACTCTAAGTTAAATGAGATTACTCAGGACTTGAAGTTATCTGGATATGTGCCCAACATATCAGAGGTCTTCCTTGATattggagaggaagagaaagagactgCACTTTACTGGCACAGTGAGAAGTTGGCAATTGCGTTTGGGTTGATCTCTTCAGGGCCAGGGGTCACAATTAGAATAGTGAAGAATCTGAGAATGTGTGTTGACTGCCACCATGTGGCAAAGTTGATATCTATAATGTATAATAGGGAAGTGATAGTCAGGGACCGGACTCGCTTCCACCATATCACACATGGTTCATGTTCATGTAAAGATTACTGGTGA
- the LOC122649827 gene encoding coleoptile phototropism protein 1-like has protein sequence MKNLSLSEASATSDKPTTQFAAECWFDDACILDMDYFVKTLTGIKAKGVRPDLIGSIIVHYASKWLPDLSVDDADKSLSSFKDSPESVTASWMKKRFCVETLVGILPPEKDSVPCNFLLRLLRIANMVSVEPAYRAELEKRISWQLDQASLKELLIPAFSHTCGTLLDVELVLRLVKRFNMDEASKSGAALVKVAKLVDCYLAEAAVDANLTLSEFVALAGALPSHARATDDGLYRAVDTYIKAHPGVPKEGRKILCRLIDNQKLTPEASLHAAQNERLPVRAIIQVLFSEHAKLNRHVDWSGYLSGVRSPNIGIETSGRFPSKREVSAQQMEIRKLREDVLKLQNQCNSLQAQLERMVEKRKGFWRKLRVPVIKSGIMIDGIKESKEEGELLHGLRTPIDMKTKLVQGRMTPRWRKSMS, from the exons ATGAAGAATCTTTCACTTTCTGAAGCTTCAGCAACCTCTGATAAGCCAACAACACAATTTGCAGCAGAATGTTGGTTTGATGATGCTTGTATCCTTGACATGGACTACTTTGTGAAGACGCTTACCGGCATCAAGGCCAAAGGAGTTCGTCCAGACCTCATTGGTTCAATCATAGTTCATTATGCTTCTAAGTGGCTCCCAGACCTATCTGTTGATGATGCCGATAAGAGTCTATCGAGCTTCAAGGATTCACCAGAGAGTGTCACAGCCTCATGGATGAAGAAAAGGTTCTGTGTAGAGACTCTTGTGGGAATTCTTCCTCCAGAGAAGGATTCTGTCCCCTGCAATTTCCTCCTACGACTTCTACGCATAGCTAACATGGTCAGTGTTGAGCCAGCTTATCGAGCAGAGCTTGAGAAACGGATTTCATGGCAGCTTGACCAAGCCTCATTAAAAGAGCTGCTTATACCAGCCTTCAGTCACACCTGTGGAACACTTCTGGATGTCGAACTTGTTCTTCGTTTAGTTAAGAGGTTCAACATGGATGAAGCTAGTAAGAGTGGAGCTGCTCTTGTCAAAGTTGCCAAACTTGTTGATTGCTACCTCGCAGAAGCTGCTGTTGATGCCAATTTGACGTTATCAGAGTTTGTAGCCCTTGCTGGAGCTCTCCCCAGCCATGCTCGTGCAACGGATGATGGACTGTATCGAGCCGTTGATACCTATATCAAA GCACACCCAGGGGTGccgaaggaaggaaggaagattcTCTGTAGATTGATTGATAACCAGAAACTCACACCAGAGGCATCCCTCCATGCAGCACAGAATGAACGTTTACCTGTCCGTGCCATAATCCAAGTGCTATTTTCTGAACATGCAAAGCTGAATCGTCATGTCGATTGGAGTGGATACTTGAGTGGAGTCCGAAGCCCAAACATTGGAATTGAGACTTCAGGGCGCTTCCCATCAAAGCGTGAAGTGTCAGCACAGCAGATGGAGATAAGAAAGTTGCGAGAAGACGTTCTCAAGCTTCAGAACCAATGTAATTCCTTGCAAGCACAGTTAGAAAGGATGGTAGAGAAGAGGAAGGGCTTCTGGCGTAAGCTACGAGTACCTGTAATCAAATCTGGTATCATGATAGACGGAATTAAGGAGagtaaggaagagggagagctACTCCATGGGCTGCGAACACCGATAGATATGAAAACAAAGCTGGTGCAAGGTCGAATGACACCCAGGTGGAGAAAATCCATGTCTTGA